The Engystomops pustulosus chromosome 4, aEngPut4.maternal, whole genome shotgun sequence genome contains a region encoding:
- the DUT gene encoding deoxyuridine 5'-triphosphate nucleotidohydrolase, mitochondrial isoform X3 gives MSAATLGALCVTSGRLCCRHWSAASRLSHPFRVYSKEGNLVTIMPLTPVPSSPAKRAKEEVCDSPAAVLRFAKLSENACTPTRGSARAAGYDLYSAYDYVIEPHDKAIVKTDIQICVPSGCYGRVAPRSGLAAKHFIDVGAGVIDEDYRGNVGVVLFNFGKEPFSVKKGDRVAQLICEQIVYPNLEEVKVLDDTERGAGGFGSTGQN, from the exons ATGTCGGCGGCCACGTTGGGTGCCTTGTGTGTGACATCAGGGCGGCTGTGCTGTAGGCATTGGTCTGCAGCCTCCCGCCTCAGTCATCCTTTTCGGGTGTACAGCAAGGAAGGTAA TCTTGTCACCATCATGCCGCTCACCCCTGTGCCCTCATCTCCCGCCAAACGGGCAAAGGAAGAAGTCTGTGACAGCCCCGCTGCAGTGCTGCGCTTCGCCAAGTTGTCGGAGAATGCGTGCACCCCCACCAGAGGCTCAGCCCGGGCTGCGGGATATGACCTGTACAG TGCCTACGATTACGTGATTGAGCCGCATGATAAAGCCATAGTAAAAACAGACATCCAGATCTGTGTACCTAGTGGGTGCTATGGGAGGGTCG CACCTCGATCTGGTTTGGCAGCTAAACACTTCATTGATGTTGGAG CTGGTGTTATTGACGAAGACTACAGGGGAAATGTTGGTGTTGTATTGTTTAACTTTGGAAAGGAGCCTTTTTCTG TTAAAAAAGGTGACCGAGTAGCTCAGTTGATCTGTGAACAAATAGTCTACCCTAACCTTGAGGAAGTAAAG GTCCTTGATGATACAGAGCGAGGAGCTGGTGGTTTTGGGTCAACAGGTCAAAATTAA
- the DUT gene encoding deoxyuridine 5'-triphosphate nucleotidohydrolase, mitochondrial isoform X1 encodes MSAATLGALCVTSGRLCCRHWSAASRLSHPFRVYSKEEVCDSPAAVLRFAKLSENACTPTRGSARAAGYDLYSAYDYVIEPHDKAIVKTDIQICVPSGCYGRVAPRSGLAAKHFIDVGAGVIDEDYRGNVGVVLFNFGKEPFSVKKGDRVAQLICEQIVYPNLEEVKVLDDTERGAGGFGSTGQN; translated from the exons ATGTCGGCGGCCACGTTGGGTGCCTTGTGTGTGACATCAGGGCGGCTGTGCTGTAGGCATTGGTCTGCAGCCTCCCGCCTCAGTCATCCTTTTCGGGTGTACAGCAAGGAAG AAGTCTGTGACAGCCCCGCTGCAGTGCTGCGCTTCGCCAAGTTGTCGGAGAATGCGTGCACCCCCACCAGAGGCTCAGCCCGGGCTGCGGGATATGACCTGTACAG TGCCTACGATTACGTGATTGAGCCGCATGATAAAGCCATAGTAAAAACAGACATCCAGATCTGTGTACCTAGTGGGTGCTATGGGAGGGTCG CACCTCGATCTGGTTTGGCAGCTAAACACTTCATTGATGTTGGAG CTGGTGTTATTGACGAAGACTACAGGGGAAATGTTGGTGTTGTATTGTTTAACTTTGGAAAGGAGCCTTTTTCTG TTAAAAAAGGTGACCGAGTAGCTCAGTTGATCTGTGAACAAATAGTCTACCCTAACCTTGAGGAAGTAAAG GTCCTTGATGATACAGAGCGAGGAGCTGGTGGTTTTGGGTCAACAGGTCAAAATTAA
- the DUT gene encoding deoxyuridine 5'-triphosphate nucleotidohydrolase, mitochondrial isoform X2, translating to MPLTPVPSSPAKRAKEEVCDSPAAVLRFAKLSENACTPTRGSARAAGYDLYSAYDYVIEPHDKAIVKTDIQICVPSGCYGRVAPRSGLAAKHFIDVGAGVIDEDYRGNVGVVLFNFGKEPFSVKKGDRVAQLICEQIVYPNLEEVKVLDDTERGAGGFGSTGQN from the exons ATGCCGCTCACCCCTGTGCCCTCATCTCCCGCCAAACGGGCAAAGGAAGAAGTCTGTGACAGCCCCGCTGCAGTGCTGCGCTTCGCCAAGTTGTCGGAGAATGCGTGCACCCCCACCAGAGGCTCAGCCCGGGCTGCGGGATATGACCTGTACAG TGCCTACGATTACGTGATTGAGCCGCATGATAAAGCCATAGTAAAAACAGACATCCAGATCTGTGTACCTAGTGGGTGCTATGGGAGGGTCG CACCTCGATCTGGTTTGGCAGCTAAACACTTCATTGATGTTGGAG CTGGTGTTATTGACGAAGACTACAGGGGAAATGTTGGTGTTGTATTGTTTAACTTTGGAAAGGAGCCTTTTTCTG TTAAAAAAGGTGACCGAGTAGCTCAGTTGATCTGTGAACAAATAGTCTACCCTAACCTTGAGGAAGTAAAG GTCCTTGATGATACAGAGCGAGGAGCTGGTGGTTTTGGGTCAACAGGTCAAAATTAA